A stretch of the Candidatus Goldiibacteriota bacterium genome encodes the following:
- the dprA gene encoding DNA-processing protein DprA — translation MGKFCTEKDALIAINTIPAIGGIKLRRLINAFGTSLDIFDASPEMLMGVEGIGIETAKDILDLTPEITEREEEACGKNSIRIICQDDIEYPKQLKTIYDPPPVLYMAGVDYQETALPLAIVGTRQCTEYGEAAVRRMVQRMRAIFTDFSIISGLATGIDSRAHRAALNSGVYTAGVLGFGFGQLLTMANRPLIKEMLEKATIISEFPFYAEGLKQNFPQRNRVISGLAKGVLVVEAGEKSGTMITADFALEQGREVFAVPGSIFSLKSRGANRLISQGAKIAQDADDILIEFFEDIKIPEKESETAVNTALKLTDDEKTVYEKISFEKKHVDIIAFESNIDVIKLSSMLTLLEMKGAIRQLAGMNFVRNR, via the coding sequence ATGGGAAAATTCTGTACGGAAAAAGACGCTTTAATCGCCATTAATACCATTCCCGCAATCGGCGGGATAAAGCTCCGCAGGCTTATTAATGCTTTTGGCACATCCCTTGATATATTTGATGCTTCGCCGGAAATGCTGATGGGGGTGGAAGGAATAGGGATAGAAACAGCAAAAGACATACTTGATTTAACTCCTGAAATTACTGAGCGCGAAGAAGAGGCGTGCGGAAAAAATTCCATCCGTATTATCTGTCAGGATGACATAGAATACCCAAAGCAGTTAAAAACCATTTATGACCCTCCTCCTGTCTTATACATGGCGGGGGTGGACTATCAGGAGACAGCGCTTCCGCTTGCGATAGTGGGCACTAGGCAGTGCACGGAATATGGTGAAGCCGCGGTAAGGCGAATGGTTCAGCGTATGCGCGCGATTTTTACGGATTTTTCTATAATCAGCGGGCTTGCCACCGGTATAGACAGCAGGGCGCACAGGGCGGCGTTAAACAGCGGTGTGTATACGGCGGGTGTATTAGGTTTTGGGTTCGGGCAGCTTTTGACAATGGCAAACAGGCCCCTTATAAAAGAGATGCTTGAAAAGGCCACTATCATATCGGAATTCCCGTTTTACGCGGAAGGGTTAAAGCAGAACTTTCCCCAGCGCAACAGGGTGATAAGCGGGCTTGCCAAAGGTGTGCTGGTGGTGGAAGCCGGAGAGAAAAGCGGCACAATGATAACGGCTGATTTCGCGCTGGAGCAGGGCAGGGAAGTATTCGCGGTTCCGGGGTCAATATTTTCCTTAAAATCGCGCGGAGCAAACAGGCTTATTTCTCAGGGGGCAAAGATTGCGCAGGACGCGGACGACATTTTAATAGAATTTTTTGAAGATATAAAAATACCCGAAAAAGAGAGTGAAACAGCCGTAAATACGGCGTTAAAACTGACTGACGACGAAAAAACCGTATATGAAAAAATAAGTTTTGAAAAAAAACATGTTGACATTATAGCGTTTGAAAGTAATATTGATGTAATTAAATTGAGTTCCATGCTGACTCTTCTTGAAATGAAGGGCGCTATAAGGCAGCTTGCCGGAATGAATTTTGTCCGTAACAGGTAA
- the topA gene encoding type I DNA topoisomerase, which yields MSDSTEEIKKKSPAKKAKPAAKKKKAVKSKKSGREKSGKIILVESPTKVNTIKKFVAGKYKVLATKGHIFDLPKTKLGVDVENDFTPTYIVMKDKKKILKEIKEETKNAAEIYLATDPDREGEAICWHVANEILRVQKEPGSQKIVRVTFNEITKTAVLNALDNPREININLVNAQQARRVLDRLVGYRLSPLLWKVLRKGLSAGRVQSVALKLIVDRQAEIDAFNPVEYWSVKGLFEKLNAGKFEAKLTEKNGEKIDLKAEPDSAAVVAELQNQQYVVSDVIKKERRRKQYPPFITSTLQQDAARRFRFTAQKTMMLAQQLYEGIEIKGEGHVGLITYMRTDSLRVSAEAQQEAMKYINENLGPEYVPAEPNFYKSKKSSQDAHEAIRPSSAYRNLGAIKDSLDPDQFKIYSIIWKRFMASQSVPAVFDDTRVKISAGPYTLQANGSIKKFDGFMKLYDEEPKEQEGGEQDSNDGSQEQALLPELNTGDALNLLELMPEQHFTQPPPYFTDASLVKALEEKDIGRPSTYAPIISTLVYRKYVDRDRGKFMPTELGTLVSGILSKNFPTIINEEFTAKMENDLDSVEEGSVEWKTLLKGFFANLTELIAAAEPHMDEMKRELEGNIEEKCEKCGSRMIIKWGRFGKFLSCEKYPECKNAKPMEGMEREQEKIEGNCPECNSPLLLKRGPYGAFIACSRYPECKYTKQHIIKAGVPCPDCGGDIIERTFKMTRKFYGCSNYPKCKFMVWDKPIDEKCPKCGAPFLLEKWRKNNVTVYCRQCDYKYDKETVSNE from the coding sequence TTGTCTGACAGCACCGAAGAAATAAAAAAGAAAAGCCCGGCAAAAAAGGCAAAACCGGCCGCGAAAAAGAAAAAAGCGGTTAAATCAAAAAAGTCCGGCAGAGAAAAAAGCGGAAAGATTATACTTGTTGAGTCTCCCACTAAGGTTAATACCATAAAAAAGTTTGTTGCCGGCAAATATAAAGTGCTTGCCACCAAAGGGCACATCTTTGACCTTCCCAAAACAAAACTGGGTGTTGATGTTGAAAATGACTTCACCCCGACATATATAGTAATGAAGGATAAAAAGAAGATATTAAAGGAAATTAAAGAAGAGACAAAAAATGCCGCCGAAATATACCTGGCCACTGACCCTGACCGCGAAGGAGAGGCAATCTGCTGGCACGTTGCCAACGAAATTCTGCGCGTGCAGAAAGAACCCGGCTCCCAGAAAATTGTAAGGGTGACCTTTAATGAAATCACAAAGACCGCTGTTTTAAACGCGCTTGATAATCCGCGCGAAATAAACATAAACCTTGTAAACGCCCAGCAGGCAAGAAGGGTGTTAGACAGGCTTGTAGGGTACCGCTTAAGCCCGCTGTTATGGAAAGTATTAAGAAAAGGGCTGTCCGCAGGAAGGGTGCAGTCTGTTGCTTTGAAACTGATTGTGGACAGGCAGGCAGAAATTGACGCTTTTAATCCCGTGGAATATTGGAGCGTAAAAGGGTTATTTGAAAAGTTAAATGCCGGAAAGTTTGAAGCTAAGCTTACGGAAAAAAACGGCGAAAAAATAGATTTAAAAGCAGAACCGGATTCGGCAGCAGTTGTCGCGGAACTTCAAAATCAACAGTATGTTGTTTCTGATGTTATAAAAAAAGAAAGAAGGCGCAAGCAGTACCCGCCTTTTATAACCAGTACCCTTCAGCAGGATGCCGCAAGAAGGTTCAGGTTTACCGCGCAGAAAACAATGATGCTGGCGCAGCAGCTTTATGAAGGTATTGAAATAAAAGGCGAAGGGCATGTGGGTTTAATAACATATATGCGTACCGACAGTTTAAGGGTATCCGCGGAAGCGCAGCAGGAAGCCATGAAATACATAAATGAAAACCTTGGCCCTGAATACGTGCCTGCGGAGCCTAACTTTTATAAAAGCAAAAAATCTTCGCAGGACGCGCATGAAGCCATAAGGCCGTCTTCCGCTTACAGAAACCTGGGCGCGATAAAAGACAGCCTTGACCCTGATCAGTTTAAAATTTACTCCATAATATGGAAAAGGTTCATGGCATCGCAGAGTGTGCCTGCCGTATTTGACGACACGCGGGTAAAAATATCCGCCGGCCCTTATACGCTTCAGGCAAACGGGTCAATTAAGAAATTTGACGGGTTTATGAAACTTTATGACGAAGAACCCAAAGAACAGGAAGGCGGCGAACAGGATTCAAATGACGGCAGCCAGGAACAGGCGCTGCTTCCCGAATTAAACACAGGCGACGCGCTTAACCTTCTTGAATTAATGCCGGAGCAGCACTTTACCCAGCCGCCGCCGTATTTTACGGACGCTTCGCTTGTAAAGGCGCTGGAAGAAAAAGATATCGGCAGGCCGTCCACTTACGCGCCGATTATTTCCACCCTTGTTTACAGAAAATACGTTGACAGGGACAGGGGTAAATTTATGCCTACGGAACTTGGCACACTTGTGTCGGGCATTCTTTCAAAAAATTTCCCTACAATTATAAATGAAGAATTTACGGCGAAAATGGAAAATGATCTTGACAGCGTGGAAGAAGGAAGCGTGGAATGGAAGACGCTGTTAAAGGGTTTCTTTGCCAACTTAACCGAACTGATAGCGGCGGCAGAACCGCATATGGATGAAATGAAGCGGGAGCTTGAAGGCAATATTGAAGAAAAGTGCGAAAAATGCGGAAGCAGGATGATAATAAAATGGGGCAGGTTCGGTAAATTTCTGTCCTGCGAAAAATACCCCGAATGCAAAAACGCCAAGCCCATGGAAGGAATGGAAAGGGAGCAGGAAAAAATAGAAGGTAATTGTCCGGAATGCAACAGTCCGTTACTGTTAAAACGCGGCCCTTACGGCGCCTTTATCGCGTGTTCCCGCTACCCTGAATGCAAGTACACAAAGCAGCACATAATAAAAGCCGGCGTTCCGTGCCCTGACTGCGGCGGCGATATAATAGAAAGAACGTTTAAGATGACCAGAAAATTCTACGGGTGCAGCAATTACCCAAAGTGCAAATTCATGGTCTGGGACAAGCCTATAGATGAAAAGTGCCCCAAATGCGGTGCGCCTTTCCTTCTTGAAAAATGGCGTAAGAATAACGTGACGGTGTACTGCAGGCAGTGCGATTACAAGTATGACAAGGAAACCGTTTCGAATGAGTGA
- a CDS encoding tyrosine recombinase XerC: MSEPENSPELDLYLRHLLHEKNYSPKTAESYGNDIRQFLKHTGGFEKADETSIRAFMEKMSHAKYNRNSVIRKIVACRNFYRFLLRTKKITINPFEYILTPKAEKRLPGFLTESETASLLESPDISQFFGLRDRAILEFIYSTGVRIDEIVKLNSGDIDYVNEEIKVLGKGSKERIVPVGGIALSILKQYIRELKSKFDSGPLFVNKNGTRLTARSIERMMKKYVLKAGIQKEVTPHTLRHSYATHLLDRGADLRSVQELLGHSSLSTTQIYTHLTVARLKKEYDKAHPRAKKG; the protein is encoded by the coding sequence ATGAGTGAGCCGGAAAACAGCCCGGAACTTGATTTATACCTTCGCCACCTTTTACACGAAAAGAATTATTCGCCCAAGACTGCCGAAAGCTACGGCAATGACATACGCCAGTTTCTAAAGCATACCGGTGGTTTTGAAAAAGCTGATGAAACGTCAATAAGGGCGTTTATGGAAAAAATGTCCCATGCCAAATATAACCGTAATTCTGTTATAAGAAAAATAGTGGCGTGCAGAAATTTCTACAGGTTTCTGCTGCGTACAAAAAAAATAACAATAAATCCTTTTGAATATATCCTGACCCCCAAAGCCGAAAAACGGCTGCCCGGTTTTTTAACTGAAAGTGAAACGGCGTCTCTTCTTGAATCCCCTGACATAAGTCAATTTTTCGGGCTGCGCGACAGAGCAATACTTGAATTTATTTATTCCACCGGCGTGCGAATAGATGAAATTGTAAAACTTAATTCAGGCGATATTGACTATGTGAATGAAGAAATAAAAGTTCTTGGTAAAGGTTCTAAAGAGCGCATAGTGCCTGTGGGCGGAATCGCGCTTAGTATTCTTAAACAGTATATCAGGGAATTAAAGTCAAAGTTTGATTCCGGGCCTTTGTTTGTCAATAAGAACGGGACGCGGCTTACCGCCAGAAGCATAGAAAGAATGATGAAAAAATATGTGTTAAAAGCCGGCATTCAAAAAGAAGTGACCCCGCACACGCTAAGGCATTCATACGCCACGCACCTTTTAGACCGCGGCGCTGACCTGCGTTCCGTGCAGGAACTGTTAGGCCACAGCAGCCTGTCCACAACCCAGATATACACCCACCTTACAGTGGCAAGGCTGAAAAAAGAATATGACAAAGCACACCCAAGGGCGAAGAAAGGATAG